In Ferribacterium limneticum, a genomic segment contains:
- a CDS encoding DUF2788 domain-containing protein, whose translation MEGGTVFGLNEEQIADFFSTWGVGAFIIFMLFIIGEIAWKSKAGKTGTFVLFFVLAFGMVGFIAKSVIQKIWGM comes from the coding sequence ATGGAAGGCGGCACCGTATTCGGGCTGAACGAAGAACAGATCGCAGACTTCTTCTCGACCTGGGGCGTTGGCGCCTTCATCATCTTCATGTTGTTCATCATTGGCGAGATCGCCTGGAAGTCGAAGGCGGGCAAGACGGGTACTTTCGTGCTCTTCTTTGTGCTGGCTTTCGGCATGGTCGGCTTCATCGCCAAATCAGTCATTCAGAAAATCTGGGGTATGTAA
- the ppnP gene encoding pyrimidine/purine nucleoside phosphorylase encodes MSQYDNVSVVKKANVYFDGKCVSHTVVLADGTKKTVGVILPSSLTFNTGAPEIMEGVGGSCSVKLKGESEWKTYGDGQSFNVPGNSSFEIEVAAGDAYHYVCHFG; translated from the coding sequence ATGTCGCAATACGACAACGTTTCCGTGGTCAAGAAGGCCAATGTTTATTTTGATGGCAAGTGCGTCAGCCACACCGTGGTACTGGCCGACGGCACGAAGAAGACGGTGGGCGTGATCCTGCCGTCCAGCCTGACCTTCAATACCGGCGCGCCGGAAATCATGGAAGGCGTCGGCGGTTCTTGCAGCGTCAAGCTCAAGGGTGAGAGCGAATGGAAGACTTATGGCGATGGCCAGTCTTTCAATGTGCCGGGCAATTCCAGCTTCGAAATTGAAGTGGCTGCCGGTGACGCTTACCACTACGTCTGCCATTTCGGGTAA